Part of the Ictalurus furcatus strain D&B chromosome 19, Billie_1.0, whole genome shotgun sequence genome, ATATGGAACAGTGGTTAACACGAGTGTTATTAGGCAAAACCTAAATTATgctaaaatgatttattatttcttataatatatttaacatgAGTGTGTGGAATCTCTTGTTAAATATCTTGCTGAGTTGTTGAGGGGTTTCTTTGTTCATACTGACCACTCTTTGTGCTGCTAAGGTGTTTACATCCTCATTGTGGCTGGGGCACTTATGATGGTGGTTGGCTTCCTTGGGTGCTGTGGAGCCCTCAGAGAGTCTCAATGTATGCTGGGATTGGTGAGTGCTATAGCATCCTGAAGAATTCATCTGACTTTTGGGAtgtattctgtatattttatgtGCTAACTTATAACTTGTAGCTTACTATACTACTTACAGTAACTAATACAATTAGGAGGTTGCATCAGAATTGTAAATTTTTACGTTTTGATCAACAGGTATTGGCTGTGTACTTGGGACATTGATGCAACATCATGCTCTGAACATGTAACAGTAAACATTCAATGTGTATTTACTTTCTCCATCTCTGTAGTTCTTTATTTTCCTGCTCATCATCTTTGCAGCAGAAGTGGCCGCAGGAATCTGGGGGCTGTCCAATAAAGACAAGGTACTAGATTTCTACACTCAGCatggagtttttccttttttcagagATTAGAACATTGCATAATTACTTCCCACCCCAGATTGTTCAAGAGGTAAAGCAATTCTACGAGCAGACCTATACAACCTACCAATTGACAAAGCAGCCAGCACTGAAAGAAACTTTGACAGTCATTCAGCTTGGTGTAAGTGTTGAGTTTtatgtcctttttttctttcttttttttggggggggttaaACCTCTGGCCATTTTTCACCCTGGttgagtactttttttttttgtttgtttgtttgttttttgttctctttaATTAGCTTCAGTGCTGTGGTCCAACTGGAACTGTTTTTGATGGTGCTGCAGACACCTGCCCAAAGAAGGAGGGTTTGGCTCAGTTAATCACAACGGTAACAATCCACCTTTAACAAACCTAGTCATCACTCTTCTTATAATGACCAAGActttggttgtgttttttttggataaCTTGCTTTCCTTCCATCATATTTGTTTAGAGTTGCCCGGCTGCAATAGATGACTTGTTTAATTCCAAGATGCACATTATTGGAGGTGTGGGCATTGGCATTGGTGTGATCATGGTGAGTAACATTTTACAGAAACGGATGGCTACtttgagattatatatatacacgcacactaATCTTATTAATGTCTGATGTTAAATGGCTTTACCAACAGATCTTTGGCATGCTCTTCAGCATGTTGCTCTGCTGTGCTGTCAGACGAACGCGAGATGTTGTGTAAAGGGACTTGCGGATTCTTCCACTTCGCAACTACCTGTCTGGCCTTTAAGTGTAGGCCATGTGTTCACTGCCAAAGCACACTGCTTCAACACCCCTTAATATATTAAATTGTGTTTCTAATGCAGTTGCATACCCGGGTGAAAATATCACTGGAGACCACTGTTTATACCCCTAAGTTCTACCATAACAGATTATCTGGTTTGCTtgtgtatttttactttttgcttatggtgtgtatgtgttgagggtttttttaaaaaatttttttattttaactataTTTAgcaaaagtgacttttttttataaccataTTTTCCCCATGTATCTATACTGGATAGTTAACTCTCTGAAATACTT contains:
- the cd9b gene encoding CD9 molecule b isoform X2; the encoded protein is MGVGGGLSCIKYLMFGFNFLFWLAGTGVLAVGLWLRFDKQTAGLFQATDAPSTFLVGVYILIVAGALMMVVGFLGCCGALRESQCMLGLFFIFLLIIFAAEVAAGIWGLSNKDKIVQEVKQFYEQTYTTYQLTKQPALKETLTVIQLGLQCCGPTGTVFDGAADTCPKKEGLAQLITTSCPAAIDDLFNSKMHIIGGVGIGIGVIMIFGMLFSMLLCCAVRRTRDVV
- the cd9b gene encoding CD9 molecule b isoform X1: MAALTSGEQAIKYLIFVFNFFIWLAGTGVLAVGLWLRFDKQTAGLFQATDAPSTFLVGVYILIVAGALMMVVGFLGCCGALRESQCMLGLFFIFLLIIFAAEVAAGIWGLSNKDKIVQEVKQFYEQTYTTYQLTKQPALKETLTVIQLGLQCCGPTGTVFDGAADTCPKKEGLAQLITTSCPAAIDDLFNSKMHIIGGVGIGIGVIMIFGMLFSMLLCCAVRRTRDVV